A window of the Pseudomonas gozinkensis genome harbors these coding sequences:
- the trkA gene encoding Trk system potassium transporter TrkA: MKIIILGAGQVGGSLAEHLASEANDITVVDTDGDRLRDLGDRLDIRTVQGRGSLPNILRQAGADDADMLVAVTNSDETNMVACQVAHTLFHTPTKIARVREASYLTREEQLFQNEAIPVDVLISPEQVVTNYIKRLIQHPGALQVIDFAEGQAQLVAVRAYYGGPLVGQQLRQLREHMPNVETRVAAIFRRDRPILPQGDTVIEADDEVFFIAARENIRAVMSEMRRLDETYKRIVIAGGGQIGERLAEAIESRYQVKIIEMNPARCRYLSDTLDSTVVLQGSASDRDLLLEENIADADIFLALTNDDEANIMSSLLAKRLGAKKVMTIINNPAYVDLIQGGDIDIAISPQLATIGTLLAHVRRGDIVSVHSLRRGAAEAIEAVAHGDSKSSKVIGKAIENIALPPGTTIGAIIRDEEVIIAHDDTVIAAGDHVILFLVDKKHIRDVEKLFHVGLSFF; encoded by the coding sequence ATGAAAATCATCATCCTCGGTGCGGGACAGGTTGGCGGTTCGCTGGCTGAACATCTGGCCAGCGAGGCCAATGACATCACGGTGGTCGACACTGACGGTGACCGTCTGCGCGATCTTGGCGACCGCCTCGACATTCGTACCGTGCAGGGCCGTGGCTCGTTGCCGAACATTCTGCGTCAGGCCGGTGCCGACGACGCCGACATGCTGGTCGCAGTGACCAACAGCGACGAAACCAACATGGTCGCCTGCCAGGTCGCCCACACCCTGTTCCACACACCGACCAAGATTGCCCGGGTGCGCGAGGCGTCGTACCTGACCCGCGAGGAGCAACTGTTCCAGAACGAGGCGATTCCGGTCGACGTGCTGATCAGTCCCGAGCAGGTGGTCACCAACTACATCAAGCGTTTGATCCAGCATCCCGGCGCCTTGCAGGTGATCGATTTCGCCGAGGGCCAGGCGCAACTGGTCGCGGTTCGTGCCTACTACGGCGGACCGCTGGTGGGTCAGCAACTGCGTCAGTTGCGCGAACACATGCCGAATGTGGAAACGCGGGTGGCGGCGATTTTCCGTCGTGATCGACCGATTCTTCCCCAGGGCGACACGGTGATCGAGGCCGACGACGAAGTCTTCTTCATCGCTGCCCGTGAGAATATTCGCGCCGTAATGAGCGAAATGCGCCGCCTCGACGAAACCTACAAGCGCATCGTCATCGCCGGTGGCGGGCAGATCGGCGAGCGGCTGGCCGAGGCCATCGAAAGCCGCTATCAGGTGAAGATCATCGAGATGAACCCGGCGCGCTGTCGCTATCTCTCCGACACCCTCGACAGCACCGTGGTGCTGCAGGGCAGCGCGTCGGATCGCGACCTGCTGCTGGAAGAGAACATCGCCGACGCGGACATCTTCCTTGCGCTGACCAACGATGACGAAGCCAACATCATGTCGTCCCTGCTGGCCAAGCGTCTGGGCGCGAAGAAGGTGATGACGATCATCAACAACCCGGCCTACGTCGACCTGATCCAGGGCGGTGACATCGACATCGCCATCAGCCCACAACTGGCGACCATCGGCACCTTGCTCGCCCACGTGCGGCGCGGCGATATCGTCAGCGTGCACTCGTTGCGCCGGGGCGCGGCGGAAGCCATCGAAGCAGTGGCTCATGGCGATTCGAAGTCGAGCAAAGTCATCGGCAAGGCCATCGAAAACATCGCACTGCCGCCGGGGACCACCATCGGCGCGATCATCCGCGATGAAGAAGTGATCATCGCCCATGACGACACAGTGATCGCGGCGGGCGACCATGTGATCCTGTTCCTTGTGGATAAAAAGCATATTCGCGATGTGGAGAAGCTGTTCCACGTTGGCCTGAGTTTCTTCTGA
- the rsmB gene encoding 16S rRNA (cytosine(967)-C(5))-methyltransferase RsmB has protein sequence MNPRLAAAKALAAVLSGKASLNSSLPTQLDKVEDRDRGFTQDLAFGTARWQPRLSALAEKLLQKPFKAADADVEALLLVGLYQLLYTRVPPHAAIGETVGCADKLKKPWAKGLLNAVLRNAQREHEAIFAELERDPVVRTAHPRWLQKSLKAFWPEQWEAICEANNAHPPMILRVNRRHHSRDAYLGLLAEAGIAAQPCTFSRDGIVLDAATDVRSLPGFAEGWISVQDEAAQLAADLLDLAPGQRVLDACCAPGGKTCHILEAEPALAGVVAVDLEAKRLVRVKENLERLGLNAELIAADGRDTAAWWDGKPFQRILLDAPCSATGVIRRHPDIKLTRQADDIAALAQLQGELLDAMWKTLEVGGILLYATCSTLPTENTEVIAAFLERTPGARELDLATAAGIKQPHGRQLLARQGGHDGFYYAKLIKIAAARG, from the coding sequence ATGAACCCGCGTCTGGCCGCCGCCAAGGCACTCGCCGCTGTCCTGAGCGGCAAGGCTTCGCTCAACAGCTCCCTGCCGACGCAACTGGACAAGGTCGAAGATCGCGATCGCGGCTTCACCCAGGACCTGGCATTCGGCACCGCCCGTTGGCAGCCGCGTTTGTCGGCGCTGGCGGAAAAACTGCTGCAGAAACCGTTCAAGGCGGCCGACGCCGATGTCGAGGCGTTGTTGCTGGTCGGTCTCTATCAGTTGCTTTACACCCGCGTCCCGCCGCACGCCGCCATCGGCGAAACCGTCGGTTGCGCCGACAAGCTGAAAAAGCCCTGGGCCAAAGGCTTGCTCAACGCCGTACTGCGCAATGCGCAACGCGAACATGAGGCGATCTTCGCCGAACTGGAACGCGATCCGGTGGTGCGCACCGCTCACCCGCGCTGGCTGCAAAAATCCCTCAAGGCTTTCTGGCCTGAGCAATGGGAAGCCATCTGCGAAGCCAACAACGCGCATCCGCCGATGATCCTGCGGGTCAACCGCCGTCATCACAGCCGCGACGCGTACCTTGGCCTGCTGGCTGAAGCGGGTATCGCCGCGCAGCCATGCACCTTCAGCCGTGACGGCATCGTCCTCGACGCTGCCACCGACGTGCGTAGCCTGCCGGGTTTCGCCGAAGGCTGGATCAGCGTGCAGGACGAAGCCGCACAACTGGCCGCCGACCTGCTCGACCTCGCGCCGGGCCAGCGAGTGCTGGACGCCTGCTGCGCCCCTGGCGGCAAAACTTGCCACATCCTCGAAGCCGAACCGGCGCTGGCCGGTGTGGTGGCGGTGGACCTGGAAGCCAAGCGTCTGGTGCGGGTGAAGGAAAACCTCGAACGCCTCGGTCTGAACGCCGAACTGATCGCCGCCGACGGTCGCGACACGGCAGCGTGGTGGGACGGCAAACCGTTCCAGCGCATCCTGCTCGACGCACCGTGCTCGGCCACCGGCGTGATCCGCCGCCATCCGGACATCAAGCTGACCCGTCAGGCCGACGACATCGCCGCCCTCGCGCAACTGCAAGGCGAACTGCTCGACGCGATGTGGAAAACCCTTGAAGTGGGCGGCATCCTGCTCTACGCCACCTGCTCGACCTTGCCGACCGAGAACACCGAAGTGATCGCCGCGTTCCTTGAGCGCACACCGGGTGCCCGGGAGCTGGATCTGGCCACCGCCGCCGGGATCAAGCAGCCCCATGGTCGCCAATTGCTGGCCCGGCAGGGCGGGCATGACGGGTTCTACTACGCCAAGCTGATCAAGATCGCTGCCGCGCGCGGCTAA
- the fmt gene encoding methionyl-tRNA formyltransferase has translation MTEPLRIVFAGTPEFAAEHLKALLDSPYEIVAVYTQPDRPAGRGQKLMPSPVKQLALENNIQVLQPPTLRNADAQAEFAALKPDLMVVVAYGLILPQAVLDIPRLGCINSHASLLPRWRGAAPIQRAVEAGDAESGVTVMRMEAGLDTGPMLLKVVTPISGEDTGGSLHDRLAEMGPPAVVQAIAGLAAGTLEGEVQNDELATYAHKLNKDEARIDWSRPAIELERLVRAFNPWPITHSTLNGEALKVLGATLAEGKGAPGTILGASKDGLLVACGEQALCLTRLQLPGGKALNFSDLFNSRREKFATGTVLGAAVDAQ, from the coding sequence ATGACTGAGCCACTGCGCATCGTTTTTGCCGGCACCCCGGAATTCGCCGCCGAACACCTCAAGGCCCTGCTGGACAGCCCTTACGAGATCGTTGCGGTCTACACCCAACCGGATCGCCCGGCCGGTCGTGGGCAAAAACTGATGCCGAGCCCGGTCAAACAGCTCGCTCTGGAAAACAATATCCAGGTGTTACAGCCGCCGACTCTGCGCAACGCTGACGCTCAAGCCGAGTTCGCGGCGCTGAAGCCTGACTTGATGGTGGTGGTCGCCTACGGCCTGATCCTGCCGCAAGCGGTGCTGGATATTCCGCGCCTGGGTTGCATCAACAGCCACGCCTCGCTACTGCCGCGCTGGCGCGGTGCGGCGCCGATCCAGCGCGCCGTGGAAGCGGGCGACGCCGAAAGCGGCGTGACTGTGATGCGCATGGAAGCCGGCCTCGATACCGGGCCGATGCTGCTCAAGGTCGTCACCCCGATCAGCGGCGAAGACACCGGCGGCAGCCTCCACGACCGCCTCGCCGAAATGGGCCCGCCTGCCGTGGTACAGGCGATTGCGGGTCTGGCCGCTGGCACCTTGGAAGGCGAAGTGCAGAACGACGAGCTCGCCACTTACGCGCACAAACTGAACAAGGACGAAGCACGCATCGACTGGAGCCGTCCGGCCATCGAACTGGAACGTCTGGTCCGCGCCTTCAATCCATGGCCGATCACCCACAGCACGCTCAACGGCGAAGCGCTGAAAGTGCTGGGGGCGACACTGGCCGAAGGCAAAGGCGCACCGGGCACCATTCTCGGCGCCAGCAAGGACGGTCTGCTCGTCGCCTGTGGCGAACAGGCGCTGTGCCTGACCCGCCTGCAATTGCCCGGCGGCAAGGCGCTGAATTTCAGCGATCTGTTCAACAGCCGTCGTGAGAAATTCGCCACCGGCACCGTGCTGGGCGCAGCGGTGGACGCGCAATGA
- the def gene encoding peptide deformylase — MAILNILEFPDPRLRTIAKPVAVVDDEVRQLVDDMFETMYEAPGIGLAATQVNVHKRIVVMDLSEDRTEPRVFINPEFESLTDEMEQYQEGCLSVPGFYENVDRPQKVKIKALDRDGKPYELIAEGLLAVCIQHECDHLNGKLFVDYLSTLKRDRIKKKLEKQHRQNA, encoded by the coding sequence ATGGCCATTTTGAACATCCTCGAATTTCCGGACCCGCGTCTGCGCACTATCGCCAAACCTGTGGCTGTAGTGGACGACGAAGTGCGTCAGCTGGTCGATGACATGTTTGAAACAATGTATGAAGCGCCGGGCATCGGCCTTGCCGCGACCCAGGTCAACGTGCACAAACGTATCGTCGTGATGGACCTTTCCGAAGACCGCACCGAACCGCGGGTGTTCATCAACCCCGAGTTCGAATCGCTGACCGACGAAATGGAGCAGTACCAGGAAGGCTGCCTCTCGGTGCCGGGTTTCTACGAAAACGTCGACCGCCCGCAGAAGGTCAAGATCAAGGCCCTGGACCGTGACGGCAAGCCTTACGAACTGATCGCCGAAGGCCTGCTCGCCGTATGCATCCAGCACGAATGCGACCACCTCAACGGCAAGTTGTTCGTCGATTACCTGTCCACGCTCAAACGCGACCGGATCAAGAAGAAACTGGAAAAGCAGCACCGCCAGAACGCTTGA